The following coding sequences lie in one Salmo salar chromosome ssa13, Ssal_v3.1, whole genome shotgun sequence genomic window:
- the LOC106567215 gene encoding DNA (cytosine-5)-methyltransferase 3A isoform X1 has translation MATYVDPDQTPDATAEKCSRFEVLDWLNKILDIKFTRVEQICSGSCYCQLMDWLFPGCIDMSTVKFQAQDTPDFIHNYNLLQAGFRKTGVTKIVPVEELMNGRFQPNFVFLKWFKRFFQANLVGQVYNPVEARQGQEIQPARPPLRSPQGLGRKSASRNPSQSEGLETNTDEEALGKYLRKRIVYEDIWRETHSWVGPSTLGEFHAYCSLCDMNFNIYHSGLVDLKRHSQCKRHHKLTLAANGCNVRTEARKSSQGSISSCPPCSELVLCFIQVNCVSGPSAAGDQVSNRYGQYVLGLQYPEDIVSTCQKTPYCIYMYGGVVLGEAGVASVVLVGYFDVKAARHCIRLLDVLQSPAEDNTGEETAAALVETLKRFGLPAANLAALYTDGNGAASEQICSQLRELNPNVVVLGRLYGVADASCHAGMVELSTQAQELIVDIYSHYSFCSTKNDNLKELFSSISSIDGLTLPLTTCCLNFCMLARKVLEMWTDLISHFSSCNKEDDIDEKAKLISTQLQDPQIRATFMFLNQALEPLRAFQERLHHHEGSARADLVQILQEASNLLRSYASSFLRPQAVVRFLKERDVSLLKNTKFHLPGPELNVGGAAVEDFLCESSESGSEALQFLQEQALSFYTALTASVAEGLPLSDGVLRSMAQLLSPQGRLKVTRKVVGELGAKLGLCSSPEEISQLNKEFLEYQLAEEGEWEEGENGSDAGIQNGFAATSLEQHWCTVLKASGSTSIFRKLVLTLLALPCPPLEAQKVFTQAVQNGDAAQFTDNVTESELDSVREVDLTNDSALSDNNSIYEPGMKKRGRPKKIPSDGPKNEDDTVFVEDNVLWTNSMEGTIRGIYGWESSLRQKPQARTVFQAGAGTWVKPQALDNDSKKDQESKAASPPKKENHTSNVSTTSPRGAKKGIDYQDGKGFPTGELVWGKVKGFSWWPGLVVLWKSNKAPPVSKRRVEWFGDGMFSEIYTERLLHLAAFAKCFCKNSYSSLPTYKDAIYQVLELAGERCEKSFLAAGNKQELLKLMLDWAYSGFLPTGPDGFNPPPPANAKDSKAESSDSSLADYQPPAKKKYLNKNRPSYGNQSYSREAMVQEVMKGKHVKEFCLSCGTPHIHTFHPLFEGSLCLKCKENFIETLYRYDEDGYQSYCTVCCAGQEVILCGNASCCRCFCKDCLNILVGDGTFDKLKDVDPWSCFMCLPSQCNGSLKLRTDWSVRVQEFFVNNSALEFEPHRVYPSIPAHQRRPIRVLSLFDGIATGYLVLKDLGFIVERYIASEICGDSIAVGMIKHEGKIEHINDVRTITRKHLAEWGPFDLLIGGSPCNDLACVNPARKGLFEGTGRLFFEYYRMLTMMRPRDDDDRPFFWLFENVVAMRGHDLADICRFLECNPILIDAVKVSPAHRARYFWGNLPGMNRPLATSLDDKVNLQDCLEPGRTAKYNKVRTITTKSNSIRQGKMGSLPVDFNGKEDYLWCTEMEKIFGFPKHYTDVNNMGRSQRQKVLGRSWSVPVIRHLFAPLKDYFACE, from the exons gTTCCTGCTACTGCCAGCTGATGGACTGGCTCTTCCCTGGGTGCATTGACATGAGCACAGTGAAATTCCAGGCCCAGGACACACCAGACTTCATCCACAACTACAATCTGCTTCAAGCTGGCTTCCGAAAGACTGGTGTCACCAAG ATTGTTCCAGTGGAGGAGCTGATGAACGGAAGGTTCCAGCCCAACTTCGTATTCCTGAAGTGGTTCAAGAGGTTTTTCCAGGCTAACCTGGTTGGGCAGGTGTATAACCCTGTGGAGGCTCGCCAGGGCCAGGAGATCCAGCCTGCCAGACCCCCCCTCCGCTCCCCCCAGGGACTTGGCCGCAAGTCTGCCAGCCGCAACCCCAGTCAATCAG AGGGGTTGGAAACTAACACAGATGAAGAAGCTTTAGGGAAGTATCTAAGGAAACGTATAGTTTATGAAGATATATGGAGGGAGACGCACTCCTGGGTAGGGCCCAGCACTCTGGGAGAGTTCCATGCCTACTGCAGTCTGTGTGACATGAATTTCAACATCTATCACTCGGGCCTTGTTGACCTCAAGCGTCACTCGCAGTGCAAGAGGCACCACAAGCTTACCCTGGCTGCCAATGGATGCAATGTAAGAACCGAGGCGAGAAAGAGCAGCCAGGGCAGCATCAGCAGCTGTCCACCCTGTAGTGAGTTGGTCCTGTGCTTCATTCAGGTTAACTGCGTCTCTGGTCCGTCCGCGGCTGGGGACCAGGTGTCTAACAGATACGGTCAGTATGTCCTGGGACTACAGTACCCAGAAGACATAGTGTCCACTTGCCAAAAGACTCCTTACTGCATATACATGTACGGAGGAGTGGTGCTAGGGGAGGCTGGCGTAGCTTCTGTAGTTCTAGTAGGCTATTTTGATGTGAAGGCAGCCAGACACTGCATCAGGCTGTTGGATGTCCTGCAGTCTCCAGCTGAAGACAATACTGGAGAGGAAACTGCTGCGGCTCTGGTGGAGACCTTGAAGAGGTTTGGGCTTCCTGCAGCTAACCTTGCTGCTCTCTACACAGATGGTAACGGTGCTGCCTCTGAGCAGATTTGCTCACAGCTTAGGGAGCTCAACCCCAACGTGGTGGTGCTAGGTAGGCTGTATGGAGTGGCTGATGCATCCTGCCATGCTGGGATGGTAGAGCTCTCCACTCAGGCCCAGGAGCTAATTGTAGATATCTACTCCCACTACTCCTTCTGCTCCACCAAGAATGACAACCTGAAGGAACTGTTTTCTAGCATAAGCAGTATCGATGGCCTTACCCTTCCCCTCACCACCTGCTGCCTTAACTTCTGCATGTTAGCCAGGAAAGTGTTGGAAATGTGGACAGATCTAATCTCCCACTTCAGCTCCTGTAACAAAGAGGATGACATAGATGAGAAGGCCAAACTGATCTCCACACAACTGCAGGATCCCCAAATCAGGGCTACCTTTATGTTCCTAAACCAGGCCCTGGAGCCCCTCCGTGCCTTCCAGGAGCGACTGCACCACCATGAGGGCTCGGCCCGGGCCGACCTGGTGCAGATCCTACAGGAAGCCAGCAACCTCCTGCGCTCCTATGCCTCCAGTTTCCTCCGTCCTCAAGCCGTCGTGCGCTTCCTCAAGGAACGTGACGTCTCTCTCCTCAAGAACACAAAGTTCCACCTGCCAGGGCCAGAGCTGAACGTAggtggggctgcagtggaggacTTTCTGTGTGAGTCGTCAGAGTCAGGAAGTGAAGCACTGCAGTTTTTACAGGAACAGGCTCTGTCTTTCTACACAGCACTTACAGCCAGCGTGGCGGAGGGGCTGCCTCTGAGTGACGGCGTGTTGAGGAGCATGGCCCAGCTACTGAGCCCCCAGGGTAGGCTGAAAGTCACAAGGAAGGTGGTGGGAGAGCTGGGAGCTAAACTTGGGCTCTGCAGCTCACCTGAGGAGATCAGCCAGCTGAACAAGGAGTTCCTGGAGTACCAGCTggcagaggagggagagtgggaagAGGGAGAAAATGGATCTGATGCGGGCATCCAAAATGGCTTTGCAGCCACCTCGCTGGAGCAACATTGGTGCACTGTGTTGAAGGCTTCTGGGTCAACCAGCATCTTCAGGAAACTTGTTTTGACCCTCTTAGCCTTGCCTTGCCCCCCACTTGAAGCTCAGAAGGTCTTCACACAG GCTGTGCAGAATGGGGACGCTGCCCAGTTCACTGACAATGTGACAGAAAGTGAGCTGGACTCCGTTCGGGAAGTAGACCTGACCAATGACAGCGCTCTATCAGACAACAACAGTATCTACGAGCCTGGCATGAAGAAGAGAGGTCGTCCCAAAAAGATTCCATCAG ATGGGCCAAAGAATGAGGACGATACTGTGTTCGTTGAGGACAACGTCCTTTGGACAAATTCTATGGAG GGCACCATTAGGGGCATTTATGGTTGGGAGAGCAGCTTACGCCAGAAGCCACAGGCGCGCACTGTGTTTCAGGCTGGTGCCGGCACCTGGGTCAAGCCACAGGCGCTTGACAACGACAGCAAAAAGGACCAGGAGTCCAAGGCTGCATCG CCCCCGAAGAAGGAGAATCATACATCCAACGTGTCTACAACGAGTCCCAGGGGAGCAAAGAAGGGCATTGATTACCAG GATGGGAAGGGTTTCCCCACTGGAGAGCTGGTGTGGGGAAAGGTGAAGGGCTTCTCCTGGTGGCCTGGACTGGTGGTGCTCTGGAAGTCCAACAAGGCACCGCCTGTATCCAAGCGCCGGGTAGAGTGGTTCGGTGACGGCATGTTTTCCGAG ATCTATACAGAGAGGCTTCTGCATTTAGCAGCTTTTGCAAAGTGCTTCTGCAAGAATTCCTATTCCAGCTTGCCTACCTACAAAGATGCCATCTACCAGGTTCTTGAG TTGGCTGGGGAACGCTGTGAGAAGTCCTTTCTTGCAGCAGGGAATAAGCAGGAGTTGCTTAAGTTGATGCTGGACTGGGCCTACAGTGGATTCCTGCCCACAGGACCAGATGGGTTCAACCCCCCACCACCTGCAA ATGCCAAAGACTCAAAGGCAGAATCTTCAGACTCGTCTCTGGCAGACTACCAGCCCCCAGCTAAGAAGAAGTATTTGAACAAGAACAGACCATCCTATGGGAATCAGAGCTACAGCAGAG AGGCAATGGTACAAGAGGTTATGAAAGGCAAACATGTTAAAG AATTCTGTTTATCATGTGGAACCCCCCACATCCACACCTTCCACCCACTGTTTGAGGGGAGTCTTTGCCTGAAGTGCAAG GAGAACTTTATTGAGACTTTGTACAGATACGACGAAGATGGCTACCAGTCCTACTGCACGGTTTGTTGCGCTGGCCAAGAGGTCATTCTGTGTGGCAATGCCAGCTGCTGCAG GTGTTTCTGTAAGGACTGCCTGAACATTTTGGTTGGTGATGGAACCTTTGACAAGCTGAAGGATGTTGACCCATGGAGCTGCTTCATGTGTTTACCATCCCAGTGCAACGGATCACTCAAGCTGCGAACTGACTGGAGCGTGCGAGTCCAAGAGTTTTTCGTCAACAACAGTGCTCTAGAGTTTGAACCCCACAGGGTGTATCCCTCCATTCCTGCCCATCAACGCAGACCCATCAGGGTGTTGTCTCTCTTTGATGGGATTGCCACAG GATACCTTGTGCTCAAAGACCTGGGCTTCATCGTAGAACGCTACATCGCCTCTGAGATCTGTGGGGACTCAATCGCTGTGGGTATGATAAAACACGAGGGCAAGATAGAGCACATCAATGACGTACGCACCATCACCAGGAAACAT CTGGCTGAATGGGGTCCCTTTGACCTCCTGATTGGAGGAAGCCCCTGCAACGACCTGGCCTGCGTCAACCCTGCTCGGAAGGGCTTATTTG AGGGCACAGGCAGGCTGTTCTTCGAATATTACAGGATGCTGACCATGATGAGGCCAAGGGATGATGACGACCGTCCATTCTTCTGGCTCTTTGAAAATGTGGTGGCCATGCGCGGTCATGACCTGGCCGACATCTGTCGCTTTCTTGAG TGTAATCCCATCCTGATCGATGCAGTAAAAGTGAGCCCAGCTCACAGAGCTCGCTACTTCTGGGGAAACCTCCCTGGCATGAACAG ACCTCTAGCTACCTCTCTGGATGACAAGGTGAACCTGCAGGATTGTCTGGAGCCTGGACGCACGGCCAAG TATAACAAAGTTCGTACCATCACCACCAAGTCCAACTCCATCAGACAGGGGAAGATGGGATCACTACCTGTCGACTTTAATGGCAAGGAGGACTACCTTTGGTGCACAGAGATGGAGAA GATCTTCGGCTTTCCAAAGCATTACACTGATGTCAACAACATGGGTCGGAGCCAGCGGCAGAAAGTACTGGGCCGATCATGGAGTGTACCAGTTATCCGGCACCTCTTCGCTCCACTCAAGGACTACTTTGCCTGTGAGTAG
- the LOC106567215 gene encoding DNA (cytosine-5)-methyltransferase 3A isoform X4 has protein sequence MATYVDPDQTPDATAEKCSRFEVLDWLNKILDIKFTRVEQICSGSCYCQLMDWLFPGCIDMSTVKFQAQDTPDFIHNYNLLQAGFRKTGVTKIVPVEELMNGRFQPNFVFLKWFKRFFQANLVGQVYNPVEARQGQEIQPARPPLRSPQGLGRKSASRNPSQSEGLETNTDEEALGKYLRKRIVYEDIWRETHSWVGPSTLGEFHAYCSLCDMNFNIYHSGLVDLKRHSQCKRHHKLTLAANGCNVRTEARKSSQGSISSCPPCSELVLCFIQVNCVSGPSAAGDQVSNRYGQYVLGLQYPEDIVSTCQKTPYCIYMYGGVVLGEAGVASVVLVGYFDVKAARHCIRLLDVLQSPAEDNTGEETAAALVETLKRFGLPAANLAALYTDGNGAASEQICSQLRELNPNVVVLGRLYGVADASCHAGMVELSTQAQELIVDIYSHYSFCSTKNDNLKELFSSISSIDGLTLPLTTCCLNFCMLARKVLEMWTDLISHFSSCNKEDDIDEKAKLISTQLQDPQIRATFMFLNQALEPLRAFQERLHHHEGSARADLVQILQEASNLLRSYASSFLRPQAVVRFLKERDVSLLKNTKFHLPGPELNVGGAAVEDFLCESSESGSEALQFLQEQALSFYTALTASVAEGLPLSDGVLRSMAQLLSPQGRLKVTRKVVGELGAKLGLCSSPEEISQLNKEFLEYQLAEEGEWEEGENGSDAGIQNGFAATSLEQHWCTVLKASGSTSIFRKLVLTLLALPCPPLEAQKVFTQAVQNGDAAQFTDNVTESELDSVREVDLTNDSALSDNNSIYEPGMKKRGRPKKIPSDGPKNEDDTVFVEDNVLWTNSMEQFSDGTIRGIYGWESSLRQKPQARTVFQAGAGTWVKPQALDNDSKKDQESKAASPPKKENHTSNVSTTSPRGAKKGIDYQDGKGFPTGELVWGKVKGFSWWPGLVVLWKSNKAPPVSKRRVEWFGDGMFSEIYTERLLHLAAFAKCFCKNSYSSLPTYKDAIYQVLELAGERCEKSFLAAGNKQELLKLMLDWAYSGFLPTGPDGFNPPPPANAKDSKAESSDSSLADYQPPAKKKYLNKNRPSYGNQSYSREAMVQEVMKGKHVKEFCLSCGTPHIHTFHPLFEGSLCLKCKENFIETLYRYDEDGYQSYCTVCCAGQEVILCGNASCCRCFCKDCLNILVGDGTFDKLKDVDPWSCFMCLPSQCNGSLKLRTDWSVRVQEFFVNNSALEFEPHRVYPSIPAHQRRPIRVLSLFDGIATGYLVLKDLGFIVERYIASEICGDSIAVGMIKHEGKIEHINDVRTITRKHLAEWGPFDLLIGGSPCNDLACVNPARKGLFEGTGRLFFEYYRMLTMMRPRDDDDRPFFWLFENVVAMRGHDLADICRFLECNPILIDAVKVSPAHRARYFWGNLPGMNRPLATSLDDKVNLQDCLEPGRTAKYNKVRTITTKSNSIRQGKMGSLPVDFNGKEDYLWCTEMEKIFGFPKHYTDVNNMGRSQRQKVLGRSWSVPVIRHLFAPLKDYFACE, from the exons gTTCCTGCTACTGCCAGCTGATGGACTGGCTCTTCCCTGGGTGCATTGACATGAGCACAGTGAAATTCCAGGCCCAGGACACACCAGACTTCATCCACAACTACAATCTGCTTCAAGCTGGCTTCCGAAAGACTGGTGTCACCAAG ATTGTTCCAGTGGAGGAGCTGATGAACGGAAGGTTCCAGCCCAACTTCGTATTCCTGAAGTGGTTCAAGAGGTTTTTCCAGGCTAACCTGGTTGGGCAGGTGTATAACCCTGTGGAGGCTCGCCAGGGCCAGGAGATCCAGCCTGCCAGACCCCCCCTCCGCTCCCCCCAGGGACTTGGCCGCAAGTCTGCCAGCCGCAACCCCAGTCAATCAG AGGGGTTGGAAACTAACACAGATGAAGAAGCTTTAGGGAAGTATCTAAGGAAACGTATAGTTTATGAAGATATATGGAGGGAGACGCACTCCTGGGTAGGGCCCAGCACTCTGGGAGAGTTCCATGCCTACTGCAGTCTGTGTGACATGAATTTCAACATCTATCACTCGGGCCTTGTTGACCTCAAGCGTCACTCGCAGTGCAAGAGGCACCACAAGCTTACCCTGGCTGCCAATGGATGCAATGTAAGAACCGAGGCGAGAAAGAGCAGCCAGGGCAGCATCAGCAGCTGTCCACCCTGTAGTGAGTTGGTCCTGTGCTTCATTCAGGTTAACTGCGTCTCTGGTCCGTCCGCGGCTGGGGACCAGGTGTCTAACAGATACGGTCAGTATGTCCTGGGACTACAGTACCCAGAAGACATAGTGTCCACTTGCCAAAAGACTCCTTACTGCATATACATGTACGGAGGAGTGGTGCTAGGGGAGGCTGGCGTAGCTTCTGTAGTTCTAGTAGGCTATTTTGATGTGAAGGCAGCCAGACACTGCATCAGGCTGTTGGATGTCCTGCAGTCTCCAGCTGAAGACAATACTGGAGAGGAAACTGCTGCGGCTCTGGTGGAGACCTTGAAGAGGTTTGGGCTTCCTGCAGCTAACCTTGCTGCTCTCTACACAGATGGTAACGGTGCTGCCTCTGAGCAGATTTGCTCACAGCTTAGGGAGCTCAACCCCAACGTGGTGGTGCTAGGTAGGCTGTATGGAGTGGCTGATGCATCCTGCCATGCTGGGATGGTAGAGCTCTCCACTCAGGCCCAGGAGCTAATTGTAGATATCTACTCCCACTACTCCTTCTGCTCCACCAAGAATGACAACCTGAAGGAACTGTTTTCTAGCATAAGCAGTATCGATGGCCTTACCCTTCCCCTCACCACCTGCTGCCTTAACTTCTGCATGTTAGCCAGGAAAGTGTTGGAAATGTGGACAGATCTAATCTCCCACTTCAGCTCCTGTAACAAAGAGGATGACATAGATGAGAAGGCCAAACTGATCTCCACACAACTGCAGGATCCCCAAATCAGGGCTACCTTTATGTTCCTAAACCAGGCCCTGGAGCCCCTCCGTGCCTTCCAGGAGCGACTGCACCACCATGAGGGCTCGGCCCGGGCCGACCTGGTGCAGATCCTACAGGAAGCCAGCAACCTCCTGCGCTCCTATGCCTCCAGTTTCCTCCGTCCTCAAGCCGTCGTGCGCTTCCTCAAGGAACGTGACGTCTCTCTCCTCAAGAACACAAAGTTCCACCTGCCAGGGCCAGAGCTGAACGTAggtggggctgcagtggaggacTTTCTGTGTGAGTCGTCAGAGTCAGGAAGTGAAGCACTGCAGTTTTTACAGGAACAGGCTCTGTCTTTCTACACAGCACTTACAGCCAGCGTGGCGGAGGGGCTGCCTCTGAGTGACGGCGTGTTGAGGAGCATGGCCCAGCTACTGAGCCCCCAGGGTAGGCTGAAAGTCACAAGGAAGGTGGTGGGAGAGCTGGGAGCTAAACTTGGGCTCTGCAGCTCACCTGAGGAGATCAGCCAGCTGAACAAGGAGTTCCTGGAGTACCAGCTggcagaggagggagagtgggaagAGGGAGAAAATGGATCTGATGCGGGCATCCAAAATGGCTTTGCAGCCACCTCGCTGGAGCAACATTGGTGCACTGTGTTGAAGGCTTCTGGGTCAACCAGCATCTTCAGGAAACTTGTTTTGACCCTCTTAGCCTTGCCTTGCCCCCCACTTGAAGCTCAGAAGGTCTTCACACAG GCTGTGCAGAATGGGGACGCTGCCCAGTTCACTGACAATGTGACAGAAAGTGAGCTGGACTCCGTTCGGGAAGTAGACCTGACCAATGACAGCGCTCTATCAGACAACAACAGTATCTACGAGCCTGGCATGAAGAAGAGAGGTCGTCCCAAAAAGATTCCATCAG ATGGGCCAAAGAATGAGGACGATACTGTGTTCGTTGAGGACAACGTCCTTTGGACAAATTCTATGGAG CAATTCTCGGAT GGCACCATTAGGGGCATTTATGGTTGGGAGAGCAGCTTACGCCAGAAGCCACAGGCGCGCACTGTGTTTCAGGCTGGTGCCGGCACCTGGGTCAAGCCACAGGCGCTTGACAACGACAGCAAAAAGGACCAGGAGTCCAAGGCTGCATCG CCCCCGAAGAAGGAGAATCATACATCCAACGTGTCTACAACGAGTCCCAGGGGAGCAAAGAAGGGCATTGATTACCAG GATGGGAAGGGTTTCCCCACTGGAGAGCTGGTGTGGGGAAAGGTGAAGGGCTTCTCCTGGTGGCCTGGACTGGTGGTGCTCTGGAAGTCCAACAAGGCACCGCCTGTATCCAAGCGCCGGGTAGAGTGGTTCGGTGACGGCATGTTTTCCGAG ATCTATACAGAGAGGCTTCTGCATTTAGCAGCTTTTGCAAAGTGCTTCTGCAAGAATTCCTATTCCAGCTTGCCTACCTACAAAGATGCCATCTACCAGGTTCTTGAG TTGGCTGGGGAACGCTGTGAGAAGTCCTTTCTTGCAGCAGGGAATAAGCAGGAGTTGCTTAAGTTGATGCTGGACTGGGCCTACAGTGGATTCCTGCCCACAGGACCAGATGGGTTCAACCCCCCACCACCTGCAA ATGCCAAAGACTCAAAGGCAGAATCTTCAGACTCGTCTCTGGCAGACTACCAGCCCCCAGCTAAGAAGAAGTATTTGAACAAGAACAGACCATCCTATGGGAATCAGAGCTACAGCAGAG AGGCAATGGTACAAGAGGTTATGAAAGGCAAACATGTTAAAG AATTCTGTTTATCATGTGGAACCCCCCACATCCACACCTTCCACCCACTGTTTGAGGGGAGTCTTTGCCTGAAGTGCAAG GAGAACTTTATTGAGACTTTGTACAGATACGACGAAGATGGCTACCAGTCCTACTGCACGGTTTGTTGCGCTGGCCAAGAGGTCATTCTGTGTGGCAATGCCAGCTGCTGCAG GTGTTTCTGTAAGGACTGCCTGAACATTTTGGTTGGTGATGGAACCTTTGACAAGCTGAAGGATGTTGACCCATGGAGCTGCTTCATGTGTTTACCATCCCAGTGCAACGGATCACTCAAGCTGCGAACTGACTGGAGCGTGCGAGTCCAAGAGTTTTTCGTCAACAACAGTGCTCTAGAGTTTGAACCCCACAGGGTGTATCCCTCCATTCCTGCCCATCAACGCAGACCCATCAGGGTGTTGTCTCTCTTTGATGGGATTGCCACAG GATACCTTGTGCTCAAAGACCTGGGCTTCATCGTAGAACGCTACATCGCCTCTGAGATCTGTGGGGACTCAATCGCTGTGGGTATGATAAAACACGAGGGCAAGATAGAGCACATCAATGACGTACGCACCATCACCAGGAAACAT CTGGCTGAATGGGGTCCCTTTGACCTCCTGATTGGAGGAAGCCCCTGCAACGACCTGGCCTGCGTCAACCCTGCTCGGAAGGGCTTATTTG AGGGCACAGGCAGGCTGTTCTTCGAATATTACAGGATGCTGACCATGATGAGGCCAAGGGATGATGACGACCGTCCATTCTTCTGGCTCTTTGAAAATGTGGTGGCCATGCGCGGTCATGACCTGGCCGACATCTGTCGCTTTCTTGAG TGTAATCCCATCCTGATCGATGCAGTAAAAGTGAGCCCAGCTCACAGAGCTCGCTACTTCTGGGGAAACCTCCCTGGCATGAACAG ACCTCTAGCTACCTCTCTGGATGACAAGGTGAACCTGCAGGATTGTCTGGAGCCTGGACGCACGGCCAAG TATAACAAAGTTCGTACCATCACCACCAAGTCCAACTCCATCAGACAGGGGAAGATGGGATCACTACCTGTCGACTTTAATGGCAAGGAGGACTACCTTTGGTGCACAGAGATGGAGAA GATCTTCGGCTTTCCAAAGCATTACACTGATGTCAACAACATGGGTCGGAGCCAGCGGCAGAAAGTACTGGGCCGATCATGGAGTGTACCAGTTATCCGGCACCTCTTCGCTCCACTCAAGGACTACTTTGCCTGTGAGTAG